A single region of the Thermotoga profunda AZM34c06 genome encodes:
- the mscL gene encoding large conductance mechanosensitive channel protein MscL — translation MGKMFKEFAAFLKQYNVIGLAVAIIIGGKLNQFVSSLVNDLLMPLIFQPALKAANIESIEQLQYKAIYWGKVISAGIDFLIVAFVVFLIIRAMTKVSEATKKKEGK, via the coding sequence ATGGGAAAAATGTTTAAAGAATTTGCAGCTTTTCTTAAACAGTACAATGTGATAGGCCTTGCAGTAGCCATCATCATCGGTGGAAAGCTAAATCAATTCGTCAGCTCTCTTGTGAATGATCTTCTAATGCCTTTGATTTTTCAACCGGCACTCAAAGCAGCAAATATCGAGTCAATAGAACAACTCCAATACAAAGCCATCTATTGGGGCAAGGTCATATCAGCAGGTATCGATTTTCTCATAGTCGCATTCGTTGTCTTTTTGATCATAAGAGCCATGACAAAGGTGTCGGAGGCTACAAAGAAAAAAGAAGGCAAATGA